From a single Sinomonas atrocyanea genomic region:
- a CDS encoding NAD-dependent succinate-semialdehyde dehydrogenase: protein MSQELTNLIDGVWQDTTEHVDVLNPVDGSVVGRIGYGGLEHAQAAADAAAAALPAWGGTPARVRADLLHRAAELISARAEEIGLLLAREAGKRLPEAVGEVRFSAEYFRWFAEEVRRPHGAVHPQEAQERRHLTFRRPAGVVASLTPWNFPCSIPARKLAPALAAGCTVVARVSEQAPLAATELVRCLTDAGMPPGTVNLVHGAPAEITGAFLDHPAVRVVSFTGSTPVGRKIMSQASSRVVRPLLELGGNAAFIVFDDADLDAAVTGAMLAKFRNTGQSCIGANRFFVHASVHDDFVARFSAAVDAMSIGDGLASPVPDLAACIDHRRVRAVNGLVEEALDAGAKKVTRDFSLPEGAFCAPSILVDVPDRVGLATEEVFGPAAGIFRFEDEEEVLQRANATEMGLAGYFYTRDQARIWRVGEQLDVGITGINNALPTVAFAPMGGTKQSGLGREGGSLGLEEFEETRYLSIGI, encoded by the coding sequence GCCGGATCGGGTATGGCGGCCTCGAGCATGCCCAGGCCGCGGCCGACGCCGCCGCTGCCGCACTGCCTGCGTGGGGCGGCACCCCCGCCAGGGTCCGCGCCGACCTGCTCCACCGGGCCGCGGAGCTGATCTCGGCCAGGGCCGAGGAGATCGGCCTGCTGCTGGCCAGAGAGGCAGGGAAGCGGCTGCCCGAGGCGGTCGGGGAGGTCCGCTTCTCCGCCGAGTACTTCCGCTGGTTCGCGGAGGAAGTGCGACGCCCGCACGGCGCGGTGCACCCCCAGGAGGCACAGGAGCGCCGTCACCTCACCTTCCGCCGGCCCGCCGGAGTGGTCGCCAGCCTCACGCCCTGGAACTTCCCCTGCTCGATCCCGGCGCGCAAACTGGCCCCCGCCCTGGCCGCCGGCTGCACCGTCGTCGCCCGCGTCTCCGAGCAGGCGCCGCTCGCGGCAACAGAGCTTGTCCGATGCCTCACCGATGCGGGCATGCCGCCGGGGACGGTCAACCTGGTGCACGGCGCGCCCGCAGAGATCACCGGCGCGTTCCTGGACCACCCCGCGGTCCGGGTCGTGTCGTTCACCGGCTCCACCCCGGTCGGGCGGAAGATCATGTCCCAGGCAAGCAGTCGAGTCGTCCGGCCGCTCCTGGAGCTCGGGGGGAACGCGGCGTTCATCGTGTTCGACGACGCCGACCTCGACGCCGCGGTGACCGGCGCGATGCTGGCCAAGTTCCGCAACACCGGCCAGTCCTGCATCGGCGCCAACCGGTTCTTCGTCCACGCCTCCGTCCACGACGACTTCGTCGCCAGGTTCTCGGCCGCCGTGGACGCCATGAGCATCGGGGACGGGCTGGCCTCGCCGGTGCCCGACCTGGCCGCATGCATCGACCATCGGAGGGTCCGGGCGGTCAACGGGCTGGTCGAAGAGGCCCTCGACGCCGGCGCGAAGAAGGTCACCCGCGACTTCAGCCTGCCCGAGGGCGCGTTCTGCGCGCCCTCGATCCTGGTCGACGTCCCGGACCGTGTCGGCCTGGCCACAGAGGAAGTCTTCGGCCCGGCGGCGGGGATCTTCCGATTCGAGGACGAAGAGGAAGTCCTGCAGCGGGCCAACGCCACCGAGATGGGCCTCGCCGGCTACTTCTACACCCGCGACCAGGCAAGGATCTGGCGCGTCGGCGAGCAGCTCGACGTCGGGATCACCGGCATCAACAACGCCCTGCCCACTGTGGCGTTCGCCCCCATGGGCGGGACCAAGCAGTCGGGCCTGGGACGTGAGGGAGGGAGCCTGGGCCTCGAGGAATTCGAAGAGACCCGCTACCTCTCCATCGGGATCTGA